The genomic stretch ctttgatgcTTTAGctcgattcttgaatcttcacaatttctacaagactttgaaatgatgtgtttttgcttaagacttgaaattatttttgcacatcctttatgaaagcttgatgtccacattgtcttcatcaaaaccacaatatgcttgagaagctttgCAATTACATATGCCTCAATAAACTAACAATTTTTAAGTTAGGAGTTCTGCtctaatggtaccacatgcatgtgcatagttgagtcgcatcttgagttgtatgttaaagttgtggttgttgttgaatTGTGATAAATTGAAGTTGTATATTATAAGTTGTTATGTTGATGTGTCAATTGAtttaagttattgttgttattaagttgttttgATCTAAGTTGTTTGTCGGTTGTTGTATAATTGGTGTTATAAAATGGTGAAATTTATATGATTCtaatctaatatactgtttatcatacacttgtttatattggttgatatctcaccctttcatttgtttcgccgttgcctttatagtGGTAACGTGCATGTATTCGAGAATTACGAATTAATTGTTGTTAGCCCAAGTCGGTCTAGTTgctttgatacgtagcactcggggagatGAATGATATTTTTTCTATGTTGTTGTTACTACTCTAgttgttgaataattataaagttgaaatttattttagttgaataaagttgTAAATGATTTCTAAGTTGAAAGTTGTGATTCCACTGCGTAATTAATAAAAAGGTGGTTATTTTTCCATATGAATAAAGTATGTTGTAAGTTCTTCTACCAAAAGCTATGTATCTATGTTACTTGCAATACATGTTGATTATTTtatgttgaaaatgtgatatccCATTGTTTTGTCGAAATTTTATCACtctaatgttattattattaccgggtagaaatggggtgttacagtctgcgttgttaaaattgtttaatctgaAGGAGAAAAGCGGGTgatcggataaaagtttcacataaTTACTTGATTTGTTGAAACAAATGCTACCAAAAGATAACAATTTGTCGGATCATTGTTATGAGGACTATAATAACTTATGAAGATTCAATCAAACCTTAAAGTTTAAAGCCATGCAAGAAGATAAAGATGCACAAGATGGTTTGTTCAAAAGCTCTTCCTCTTAATCAAGCTAATGAAATAGGGTTTGATGATTCTCTGATGGTGGCATCTAACTTAAAGATACCTAAAGCCTCATATCCAAGAAGACTCAAGCATGTGCTTatataattgttttatttgaCAAAGTCTTGATGGTTTAGAGTATGAAAGAGAGGAAGAATGAAAGTCCGCCTGATTGTGTCTTAGTGATCAGTGTTTTTGTAAAAACACCAAGTGTCTGATTGTGTCCGAGTGATCAATGTTTTTGtaacaaaacacacacacacatgctCACACTAAAATCATTTTAAAAGCCTCTATATCTCAAAGAAAACAACCTAAAATAATTTTAGAGCCTGACCAGATGAATTAGTTTAGTGCAAACAATGTCTGTAATCAATTAGGTTATTGCAAATAATGCCCGTAATAAAATGTGAGCATATTTCCAATCGACTGGGTTAGTGCAAAAGTGTTCATAATTAATTGTGGCAACATCTTAAAGAAGAGCAATGGCTATATTTGAAAAACTTCCAAAATGGACATTTGTAATCAATTATTTTAGGTTATCTGATCGATTAGGATAGTGACTCAATCGAATGGGACATTAAATTGGCCCATGGATCTTTAACATTTTTGTGtcaacctctagcctataaatagatgTCTATGCCTTCACATTTTCACATTCAGAATTGTGAGTTATCTGACTTTTCTAACTCTCTCCCTAAAATATTTTTCTACTTTCTCTCATTTGAATTTAGCCATTTCGCTTAAGAAATTCCTTGTGTTTATGTGAGTAAATTTTTATTTCTGAAAAGGGTATATTTGTAAATTCAACAAGAGATATTCTCTTGGTTGAATAATTTTTCTTAAGGGAGTGTTTGTTTGGGTTCAAAGCTAAACCCGTTAAAAGCTTTCTTTGGGAAGAGATGTGTCGTAGGTCAGCCACGGTACTGAAGCGGTTACTACTCAGGTCCACCTACTTGCTCTTCCTGCAGATCTATGGCAGGTAGCACTCCTCGTCCTACGCCTCCACGACGAATGATTCTACCGTCACTTCCTCTGCGCTTCAtcttaaatctaaaaaaaaatagtttttaaaaacttttaaaaatataagacaaaatcGAAAATCTTTCACAAAAGAAATATGGTAGACAAACAAAGTAATGATTTGGAAAACTTACTGAAGAGTCTTTTGGTGTGTTAAGATTATGGACTAGATAACTCGAAAGTAAGACTTCTAAAGTTGATATATGGACCGGAAGTTTTGAGGGAAAGACTTGCGTGGTGGATTTGTGTTTCGAAAAAATTTGGGTGAAAGACGTCTAGTGTAATTTTGGGTATCGGAAGACTTGGGGACAGACTTCCGATGATCTTTTGTACATCAGAATACTTGGAGATAAGACTTTCCATACAAATTTTTCACGACTTCTCTCAACTTTTTTTTCAGTTGACagaaaaacttaaaattaaaatgaaaaaaaagaaaaatttaaaacaTGTACTATTTATAGAGGTCAACTAACATAAATGGTTAGAATAGTGACACAATTGAAGAGATATGAAATAAAatttgacaatttctttatagatcCCCATAGGGTGAGGACCCCTGCTAAAAACCCCAAAATATCCTTTTATTTTGGAGATGGATCTCCGAAATCATCTATTTTCACATTTTCAATTATTTCGgtgatgcatcttcgaaaacacccattttgggtattttcggatatgcatatccgaaagcacttattttccaatttaaacgttggatttaaaatgtcaggtgttttttcggagatgcatctccgaaaaaacccttcccaaaatttaagatattggttaattcggatatacatatccgaaatatCTCAATATTCTAAATTTTACGTATCAAATTTTATTAACACACAAATTAAAacacaaactaaataaaataaagattataaaccgtacattcaaccaaaaatcaaaaatacattgtaaaaataaaagaatattaatatTCCTAATATGTCATTGGTAAAATAATCaatcaaatattataaaataattattattccttttgttttattatattaaatagatattttaattaatacaaataattatattatggattcaccttgatcttaattttttaatcaatattgaATTTTTTCTGGATATGTATATTAGAAAAATTTCAAGACCAAAAATTGagttatttcgaaaatgcatctccgaattcacttttttttaaaagtggTATTTTTGAATGTGCAAATtcgaaatcacatttttttccaaaaaaagatGCATTTGgagatacacttccgaaatataaaaacatttatgAAATTTCGTCGCGGGTTACTAAGGAGGTAGGGAGttatataaagaaattaaaatttgtcCATAATTATTACCAAAAGCAAACTCGGGCTTGACTACAAATCCAAGAGGTAAGGCCCATCCCGAAATGGCTTTTCTGAATGATGATCATGTGTCAGCGGACTATATAGCTGAGGCATACATCGAATTAATatctttattttctctttttccttaGATAAATTACCTAAGTCCATCAACTACAGTATGACAAGTGCTTTGATTAGAAGCCATCACAATAGGACAAATTAAATAGAATCAACTTCATCTCAAATACACTTGTATAATACTAGGAAAGTCAATAAAACTCCCAACCAAACCATGCAACATGGTAAAACACAGCTAAAAAATTAGaggacaaattttttttttaaagagaaaataatattatagataGAAAGAGTAGCAGGATATTCCAACCCTTACAATTAAAGAATTAGAGTACATATCCCTATCTCTCAATAGGCAAAATGAGGATTCAACAACCATATACATATGATGATATAATATTTCTATATATGATATACTATAGAACGCTATGACCTATACTCCAATTTACATATTAAAACGTCTCCGAACAAAACCTATTAAGTTAAACCATGAAAAGTTTACAGAAAAATGTTTGAAATATATCTCAATATTAACTTTCATGTGCTTCCAACttccataactttcttttcatgctagacttatatattatatacatggTTTAACTCCAATATGATTCCGCAATATTGCTCCCAAAAACTGATTTAGATGGACTTATAAGAGTCATTTTCTTATGGAACAAGAAGACATATCCTGCAAAAAGCTAAACATGAAAAATCATAAGTCttgtttcaaaaaatatttaactattattatattaaacttgcagcatcattttaatttttaatttaattgtgtgttcaccttattattttaacatgtATGAAATTATTTATCCTAAAATAAACAGGCATCAAATTATATGAAAAGCTAAATAATGTGAATGAAAAGGATGAGAGAAAATGAGAGATATGAAAGAGAGTGAAAAAAGCATCTGAGTAGATGATAAGGGCAGAGACATGTTTGGCCAATGAAATAGAAGGACACTCGTGACTCTGCCAACCCAAAACTAAAATATATCCAAAAATGATGCGAAATTGAAAAGGAGAAGACAGTAGAAGAAACAAAATCCTGCACTACGTTGCTGTCTTCACTCCATGCAAAGTTAATAATATGTCAGTCATCAAacctttttattttcaaaacacAATTTAACTGTAGACAGGgtttcttttgaaaataaaattctaGTACACACACTAATTTATTATGAGTTCttatattgttttttgttttttaatgatatatatatatatatatatatatatatatatatatatatatatatatatatattaatggtcAATAGTGTTCTACTCTCTATAACttctttaatatttaatttaataattaagtgATCGAAATTGGTTTTAAATAAGTTAATTTTTATTAAGAATtagttgaaaattaaaaaatttatgtttgtatatatatttttaaaattgagttGAATAATGAGTTTaagtgtaattaaaaataatgtttagagttaaaaatgaaattataacttctaaattagaatcaattttgaaaacaaattttgtatacagaaaatcattcaaaaatttcaaaataatattaaggaGATCATGCGCTACATTAATTAGTCGAAGGATTTTGATACAATTCTttctttattaatattatttcataaaaaattattttatcatatactatggaaaaaaatttatttgtaatTAACTCTTAAGCTTTGGAAAAATTTAATTtacaaaaaataacattttatcaTTTATAACCATTTtgttaattttcaattttaaaaaaaacttaaacatTCACTATTATTAATAGTGAACAAAAATTTAACATCCACTTGTTGATCAATAATATTAAATGATGTTTAACTAATGTCATTTTTCAATGATATTTAttagattatttttataaaaaaataatttattcaattattgattcaaatacaacaggataaaaaCAGGTTGATTTTAGGAATCTGTCCTATACAAATCCTCATAAAATATAAAATGTCTTTCAAAATTCAACTCATTGTCCAACAAATAGTAAAAGGTACTCCCTACCTAGCACATTTACCAATGAAATCTTACTTTAATCATCCTACATAgaaataatcaataataataatatacaaaaaacaGTGATTTTTTGTTACGTACCttttgtatttttcttcaattgcaTGTCCAACAAAGATTCATACAATCACTCAAAGTTCCCTCCACTACCAAACGCTGCAGCGTTTTTCTCAGCTTCCACGTTGAAGTTTCTTTGCTCTCTTTGTGAAACTCCTCCATTCATGTTTCTCATTACTATTTGACCAACTCCAAGAAAATCTCTAGTGAGTCCATCACCACCATTAACCTTTGTtgctagagaagaagaagaagatgaactgccATAGCTTCTTAGTAATGAAGAAGCActagtgttattgttgttgtttgtgcTTGATGTTGCACCCATTTGAGAAGCTTTTTGAAGAAGTGCTGTAGCTGACATGTGAGGTGAGATAGGATTTGTTTGGTTATTATTATGATCACACATTAATGGATTTTGAGAAAAGAACTCTTCATGGTTGAAATTTTCAGAAAACAAATTGTTATTGTTGAGTTCAGACAATGATATTAGTCCTTGGAATGTTTGAGattgttgatcatgatgatggaaATTTTGGTTTGGTGGTTGTGTGATGAAGTTAAATGGAGGGGTGTGAAGAGGATGTTGTGGGGGTGGGGATAGAATGTTATGGTTGCCAAAACGCAAGATTTCAGTGGATTGGTTGGTGTCGTTTTGGTTATGAGTTGATGAGATCTGTTGTTGAGGAATTTGAGATAAGGCTAATGACATATTGTTGTTGCTAATGTTTCCAAATAATTGGGAGTTGTTAATGGAAGTGTTGGTGATTAAGGTTGGTAATTGTGGTTGTCTTGAACTTTCTTGAGCAAGTGCATCACAAAAGGCTCTATGTGTGATGAAACTGTCTCTTCTGCAAAAATAAACAAACATCTCATTTTAAGAAATGTTAATTTAGATTAGATTAAATTATACATTTATACAAATTTTTAtagaaaataatttgaaaattaaaaagttaTAACTAAAATCATATAAATGATCATTTTACAAGACATGTTCTTGgttcaaaccaaaccgaaccaaattgTTCTAGAGTGATGTGTTATATGATTCATAATTTTGAGATTCAACAATTCTAAACTACAACGCCGTATTAGAGGGTGCGCAAGAGAGACTATCTTATAAGATTCAAAATTTGATATGTTTTAACTAAAAGGAAACTAGTAAATATTTTTCACAGTTAAACCATAACAAAATTGAACCCTATTTAATATGCCATATTTAAATCGTGGTTAACCTATATACAAAGTTGTCACATGTTTTTTTGAGGTCTTGTGTAAGTTAAGTGCGATTTAATCTTGACAAAATAAATAGACTCTATTATACTATAATTTATTTGTGACAATAAGATTCTATTTAACCATACTTTAACTGTAAAAGTATCTGAATCATGTGCGGTAGTTCGTTTTGCACACCTTAAATATGCTTTTGTCTATACCTGGCCTCTGAAAACTTGACCCTGACTAAGGTGAAGATGTGGATATTGTGGTGGTAGACAATTTAAGTATGGTACTCTCTTTGAGTAATTCAGAAGGCATCAAAAAGAGAACATTTGAAAGTAATGTCATGCAATGTTGTGTACTCCTATAATTGTGAAACAATGTGTTGTAGGTCAGCTCCTCCATCAACTCAAACAATAATGTACTACTAAAGAAAATGAAATAGTACAAACATGAAATAGAGGGGAAAATCGAGGGAGTGTATTAGAAACTGACGTTATCAAACCAAAAAAAGCTCCTGCAAAAGAGCACGTTACTGAAACTCAAACACATTTTGCCAATACACAAGACAACAAATATGGTAACACATTTTGCCAATACACAAGACAACAAATATGGTAAAAACAACTCAAAACCCCAGTTTCCCTACTTCAGTGCAGTCGAAAGATCCCGCAATAAAAACTTAATTATtcgaattttaataatttttcaatcaagatgaaacattttaaaatttatattttttacttgTTTTATTTTGATCCGACGATGGTAGAGATTCGAAATAGGTGGTTTCCTTTAGaattccctttcttttttatacaacaatttgtaaaatttcaatagtattaaatatttttctaaaatactttttaattattttcctataattttataattaataataataaatattatattaaaaaataatgttttctcTAAgagtatatatttaaaaaataataaaagttgtaaataaatataatactacTATTAATTTCCAGATTTTATGTCACAAATTTCTGTACTTTTAGAAACAATATGGGAGGTTAAAATAGAGATTAATTCAATACAGGTCTTTAAAAAACAGTTAAAAAATGGACCATTtcaatttaagtaaaaaaaataagtttcataggtaaaatacataaataaatatgtttctttttttttttttttttgatgaagGGATGGGCCTAAGCctaaaagaaaaaattacaaacGGGAGAAGTTTCTACCCGTGTTTCCCGTTTGTAATAAATATGTTTCattataatgaaaaaataataatattttatttaaatttattaaaaataataagatgcaCGATAAGATTTAGTACATATTAAAATAGTGATGTTTTTTGTAGGTAAAATGAgataaaacttttattttatctttttcaatactttaaaaattttgattttttttcctttcttttgatTCATAGAGTTGTTTCTTCTGTGTGTTTTTTATGAATTTCAAAGATTATTCACGTGGGGGGTGTTTCCTTCCATTTCACTTGGTCACCTTACAAAATATGAGGGCAAATAATGACAAAGGAAAGCTTACGAGAGAAGAGAGGACACAGAATCTTAATCAAAATATGGAAGGAAACCAACCTctatataaaaagaaaagcatCTAAAGCCTTTTCCTCCCAAGGCCACCAAAAAACCTAATATGCCCTAATCCTAATATCAAACCTAATgttcacaaaaaaaataaaatcaaacctaATAAACTAAAGCAAATCAAACAATTATTACTTCATGTTTCAAATCCAAATTCACCCATGGACACGCAATAGTAGTGTTTAATTTCTCGTGAGTGCATTTTGCCGAATATAGTCTCcttcaatttaaaaaattagtATTTACAGTTGCACGCAGAGAATACTCTGTTTACATAAAAAACATTTATTCCCTCTCTACTGCTGCTCATTACCATGTTTTAAATTGCAATTCTCTACTCCTCCAACTGTGATTTTAAGAGTATGTGACTCGGATAACCTCTATGCTCTATCCATTATGATTTTAAATTGTAGTCCGCAATTGCAGACATATATAAAAGATTTTGAAGTCAGTCCAACAGATATTGCAACTGTAATTTTTACTCGATTTTTTAACATTATAAGTGTTTGCAGCTTGATTGCAACAAAACCGTAATTTAAAACCATTCTATAAACTCTATATGTAAAATTGCATGAACAAAAGTGAATAGTGAAAGAACTAGTAATAGGTAAATGAGAATTGATTAGTTAGGTTTTTACTATTTACCTTGAGAAGAGAGTTCCACAGTCACATCTATACTCTCTAGTCCCACAAGTCTTAGAATGAGCTTTCCAATCAGATTGAACAGCATACTTCTTAGAACACTTTTCACATTTCCACTTTTTCTCACCGTGCTTCCTAGAAAAGTGCTTCTTGATTCCAGTTAGGTCTCCAAGAGCTCTAGAAGGGTCATGATGAACACAAGAAGGCTCAGGACACAGATAAACCTTTCTCTTTGGCTCTTTGTTACTCTTCTGCTTTAGCTTCCAAGGTAGATTGTGTCCTCTTCTATGAAGTTGCAAATTTTGCTCTCTTTGAAACCCTTTTTGACACACCTCACATACAAATCTGTTTGTTGCCATTAGGCTCCTTGGAGATAGTGCTATCACCTCAGCATCTGGATCTGTTTTCATTGAAAAAAgccaaacaaaattataaaaattgaaattagggtttcctaCCAGAAAATAATGAAAcagatgaaataaataaaaaagatggatgaaagattgaagaaacttGCATGGTGTTCCAGGTtggtttcttcttttcttctgagGTGGTGGTGCAGGTggagttgttgatgatgatgaattttgttgattCATCTCATTCTGATTCTCTTCTGggattgtaaagaaagatgctgctGAAAATGAAGCTGCCATATCAGAATGAAAAACCTCTAGAAAtttgaaaggaaaagaaaaaacttgatatgattttttttttctctcaagTAGGctttttataaatgaaaaatttCTGAGGTAGAGTTATTATGAATCTCTTCATTGAATTTGGTGTCATGCATATACACCAACACCTATCACTCATGCACCATTTTACTTGTacttatttgattattttctggctttttttttctttgttgaaACTTTTTTCCAGATTTTGGTGAATGCTTTTATGAGAAATGAATTTGATAATTTCAATGAGAAGTGAGAGAAGGTATGGCCTACGGTTTTGTGGACCCAAATTCTTTGTCATGTAACGACATATAGGATGTGTAAGCAGCAAGGAACAGCTATAGCTATATACACCACACAAACACACTCTCTTTCTTGTTTAGCATATTCTGATTCACTACTAGACAGACTTTCACTGATCACCCTGCCCCACTTGAACCTTACAAAAATGTTCAAGgaatcagaaaaacaaaaagtGATGAAACTGAAAGTAAAGTTACTTTTAAATTcttaaattagtaaatattaagAGGAAGACACATATTTTTGCTTACCTAAAAATAGAATGATTTTCTCAAATATGATTtatattttggatttttgaaatacAATCATAGAAGAGTTTGTTCATGTATTTGATTGTAAAAGATTAAGTATGCTGGATTTTGTAGAATGAACATGAGTTTGGATTCGGCGACTCAAATTATTTATAGTTAGGTGACATAGGATGACGTCCGTCCGGTTCCTTTTAGGTCTCTTGCAACTTCTCTGCAGATTCTTTGACTGCTTCTTTCTAGATTCAATAAAATTATCTCAATTCACACGTTCACGATTAATAACTTCAACAGATCTGACGCCAAGGGAAAGATACATAAGATGTCCAAATCCTTTGGTACCCAAGATGTCTATGCCCCATTGGTAAAAAGGTCAGTGACAGATGACATGATGGATAATCTTGATCGGTGCATGGAGAATATTGGAATGTTTTTGACATTTGTTGCTTTTTCTGACGTACTATCGACTTTCCTTCATCAAGGTTGGCAAGTAATAATTGGCCATAAATAGTTTGAAAGTGAGTGCTCACCCACCAATATGACTCATGCATACTTCTTCATTGACCTGTGTGAGTATCGAGGAAGTTTCATCATCGCTCAGACACCTTAGCATATGGGAGGCTTGTACAACTTCCCTCCAACCATGCCATATTTCGCAACCAACcattttcttctttcttgcttcggCTTCTTCTGAATGAAGCTTTTCTATTATCAACTTGCATACTATTTAGGCCATCAAATTTTAGGTGTTGGTGACGCTAATGGTGATGAATTCCTCCTTCTTTGTGTTGGGTGCGCAGAAAGTTTCTTatattactattttgttatggCTTAGCTTCTTGGTGCTAGCAAGCTTCGATGAAAGATTTTCCTGGGAATTCTACTCTCTAAGCACATGAATTAtctcaaagaatttgaaattttaagcTAATTCATGCACTTTTTGGAGATATTTTACGGGTTGGGCCTCATTTGTCTTATACTCGTCAACCACCTTATTAGCAATCAATTGAGTCGATTTATGCTTTGAGATTTGAAGCGCCCATTTCTGTGATGAGGTTTATTCCAACACCATATTCATATTGATAATTACTGGCCATGAACTCGAACCTCAAGGATTTCTTTATAAGGATGTTGTTCGGGCCTCTGATACTACGTTGGTGCCACTGGCCTTAAAGTTTGAGAAGTCGTGTATGTGCTGGTAAGATCCAGACGCTACCTCCTCGTCCACTAAGAAGCTGAATTCTACTATTAGGTACGCCAAAACTTGAGATTCTACGTTTTGTATGAAATTGATATAATATTTAGA from Vicia villosa cultivar HV-30 ecotype Madison, WI linkage group LG4, Vvil1.0, whole genome shotgun sequence encodes the following:
- the LOC131595703 gene encoding protein indeterminate-domain 5, chloroplastic-like; translation: MAASFSAASFFTIPEENQNEMNQQNSSSSTTPPAPPPQKKRRNQPGTPYPDAEVIALSPRSLMATNRFVCEVCQKGFQREQNLQLHRRGHNLPWKLKQKSNKEPKRKVYLCPEPSCVHHDPSRALGDLTGIKKHFSRKHGEKKWKCEKCSKKYAVQSDWKAHSKTCGTREYRCDCGTLFSRRDSFITHRAFCDALAQESSRQPQLPTLITNTSINNSQLFGNISNNNMSLALSQIPQQQISSTHNQNDTNQSTEILRFGNHNILSPPPQHPLHTPPFNFITQPPNQNFHHHDQQSQTFQGLISLSELNNNNLFSENFNHEEFFSQNPLMCDHNNNQTNPISPHMSATALLQKASQMGATSSTNNNNNTSASSLLRSYGSSSSSSSLATKVNGGDGLTRDFLGVGQIVMRNMNGGVSQREQRNFNVEAEKNAAAFGSGGNFE